Proteins encoded together in one Dermacentor variabilis isolate Ectoservices chromosome 2, ASM5094787v1, whole genome shotgun sequence window:
- the LOC142571092 gene encoding uncharacterized protein LOC142571092 translates to MASAEDDQELSIVHVEEGSGEYSSGTEPLEPPSEETTPPSAVAEGAPERDEVAFPYGDYQVREKEARFFHGVEVPTRGVLPFLPPDAEWESNQRSSEVFRTTARDGAASPRRFKARLLVVSAAVSCSLAVAAWLIYQQLAETPRRFAEMRADQTDSIVADYTEPALSTFGKDRDSVDAAVGGGGPDPLLNTTFDDLHQLGAWRRAVVSGPNDRAR, encoded by the exons ATGGCGTCTGCTGAGGACGATCAGGAGCTGTCAATTGTCCACGTCGAGGAAGGCAGCGGCGAATACAGCAGCGGCACGGAACCGCTGGAACCGCCGTCAGAGGAGACTACTCCACCCTCTGCGGTGGCAGAAGGCGCCCCCGAAAGGGATGAGGTGGCTTTTCCGTACGGCGACTACCAGGTCCGTGAGAAGGAAGCCCGCTTCTTCCACGgtgtcgaggtgccgacgcgcggtgTTCTGCCTTTCCTGCCCCCGGATGCCGAATGGGAGTCGAACCAGCGCAGCAGCGAGGTTTTCCGAACCACGGCGCGAGACG GTGCGGCCTCCCCTCGGCGCTTCAAGGCGCGCCTGTTGGTCGTGTCGGCCGCAGTGTCGTGCTCGCTGGCGGTGGCCGCCTGGCTCATCTACCAGCAGCTGGCCGAGACGCCCCGACGCTTCGCCGAGATGCGCGCCGATCAGACCGACTCCATCGTTGCCGACTACACCGAACCCGCTCTGTCGACGTTCGGAAAAGATCGGGACTCGGTGGATGCCGCTGTCGGTGGAGGCGGACCAGACCCCCTGCTTAACACCACCTTTGACGACCTGCACCAGCTCGGGGCCTGGAGGAGAGCGGTCGTCTCGGGCCCCAACGATCGGGCCCGCTAG